A window of Kribbella sp. NBC_00382 genomic DNA:
GGGTCATCGGACATCCGCCTTCTGGTCGATCAGCGTGAGGAACGCTTGCTCGATGTCCTCGGTCCCGGCCGCTTCGAGGAGTGCGGCAGGGGTCTCGTCGGCGAGCAGCTCTCCGTCGCGCATCAGGAGCAACCGGTCGCAGCGGACCGCCTCGTCCATCACGTGACTGGACACCAAAAGGGTCGCGCCGTCGGCGGCCAGCCGGTGGAAGAGTTCCCACAGGTCTCGGCGTAGTACCGGATCAAGGCCGACAGTCGGTTCGTCGAGGACGAGCAGCTCGGGGTTGCCGAGCAGGGCGGCCGCAAGCGAGGCACGGGACCGCTGACCGCCGGACAGGCGATCGACCCGGGCGTCGGCATGGCTGCGGAGGTCGACGGCGTCGATGACCCGGTCGATGTCAGCGGCCGCTACGCCCAGTACGGCGGCGAAGAAGCGCAGGTTCTCCGTGACGGTCAGATCGCCGTACACGCTCGGCTCCTGGGTGACGTAGCCGATCCGGCCGCGGAGCTTCGGTGCCCCGGCGGGGAGGCCGAGCACCTGGACGGTGCCGGTGACCTTGGCCTGCAGGCCGGCGATCGCCCGGATCAGCGTGGTCTTGCCGCAACCGGACGGACCGAGCAGACCCGTCACCGACCCGGCCTTGAGGTCGAACCCGACCCCGTGCAGGACCTCGCGATCCCCCCGCACCACCACGACGTCCCGGCAGGACACCGCCACCGCATTATTCATCATGTGATGAATTTAGCGAGAGGAGAACCTCCTGGCAATAGCTGGGGGTGGGTCAGGCGGGGAGTTCGGGTTCGCCGTAGCGATCGACGAGTTCGGCGAACCGGGCAGCCTTGGCGGCGCCGAAGCGCAGTACGGAGGCCTGGTACGCCGCGGCCGTGACGAAGGCCGGCGGGCTGGACTTGCTGTGGAACTTGTCGGCGTACATCACCAGCTCCTCCTCGACCGTCTCAGCGAGGTAGTCGCCGGGCGGGATCGGGAGCTGCTGCTCGGCGATGTCCGCACGAGTCAGCCCGACACCGGTGTGATGCGAGCAGAACCGGCTGAGAACCTCGGGAAAATCCAGCGAACGCAACAGCTCGTACCCGAGTACGCCGTGCCGGATGTAGGCAGAACCGTCGAGGCGGTGGACGCCGATGTCGTGCAGGAGAGCGCCGGCGCGGACCAGATCGCCATCGACCTGCAGGTTGTTGGTCTTGATCACCTGCTCGGCGAGCTCGCAGACGATCTGGCAATGG
This region includes:
- a CDS encoding HDIG domain-containing metalloprotein, with product MKLPTDREIRDLHAQYAPTRAAFEVVHSHCQIVCELAEQVIKTNNLQVDGDLVRAGALLHDIGVHRLDGSAYIRHGVLGYELLRSLDFPEVLSRFCSHHTGVGLTRADIAEQQLPIPPGDYLAETVEEELVMYADKFHSKSSPPAFVTAAAYQASVLRFGAAKAARFAELVDRYGEPELPA
- a CDS encoding ABC transporter ATP-binding protein, whose protein sequence is MMNNAVAVSCRDVVVVRGDREVLHGVGFDLKAGSVTGLLGPSGCGKTTLIRAIAGLQAKVTGTVQVLGLPAGAPKLRGRIGYVTQEPSVYGDLTVTENLRFFAAVLGVAAADIDRVIDAVDLRSHADARVDRLSGGQRSRASLAAALLGNPELLVLDEPTVGLDPVLRRDLWELFHRLAADGATLLVSSHVMDEAVRCDRLLLMRDGELLADETPAALLEAAGTEDIEQAFLTLIDQKADVR